From Oxyura jamaicensis isolate SHBP4307 breed ruddy duck chromosome 19, BPBGC_Ojam_1.0, whole genome shotgun sequence, the proteins below share one genomic window:
- the IFT22 gene encoding intraflagellar transport protein 22 homolog gives MLKAKVLLVGPREAGKSVLANFVSESIEGIGSYVPTQGVRILEYEKPNLNGNSKGAVCRFELWDCSGDQKFETCWPALMKDSHGVIIIFNPDMPSHLKEIEMWYSCFVQQQPLLDSQCLLVAHHKPGSAEDTENLSLAHPLNKLKLIHSNLEEDPEDVRMEFMKYFRSIINIINESREKEEMSIIS, from the exons ATGTTGAAGGCgaaggtgctgctggtggggccCCGGGAG GCTGGAAAATCCGTGCTAGCAAATTTTGTCTCGGAAAGCATAGAAGGGATTGGCAGTTACGTCCCGACACAAGGAGTGAG GATCCTGGAATATGAGAAGCCAAACTTAAATGGTAACAGCAAGGGAGCTGTGTGTCGTTTTGAGCTGTGGGATTGCAGTGGCGATCAAAA GTTTGAAACATGCTGGCCAGCTCTGATGAAGGACTCTCACGGCGTAATAATAATCTTCAATCCTGACATGCCCAGTCAcctgaaagaaattgaaatgtgGTACTCCTGttttgtgcagcagcagccactgcttGATAGTCAGTGTCTCCTGGTTGCACATCACAAGCCAGGCAGCGCAGAGGACACAGAAAATCTATCCTTAG cTCACCCACTGAACAAGCTGAAACTAATACATTCCAACTTAGAAGAAGATCCTGAAGATGTTCGGATGGAATTtatgaaatacttcagaagCATTATCAACATAATAAAtgagagcagagagaaggaagaaatgtcaaTTATCTCATGA